A genomic window from Acinetobacter lwoffii includes:
- the miaB gene encoding tRNA (N6-isopentenyl adenosine(37)-C2)-methylthiotransferase MiaB: protein MTVQTFIPNGAPAASENTVTQPAHTPVSDASVKKLYIETQGCQMNEYDSHRMADLLGDSHGYVLTTDPKEADILLMNTCSIREKAQEKVFSELGRWRKLKDKNPDLIIGVGGCVASQEGDNIQKRANYVDMIFGPQTLHRLPQMLDQHFEQIEKPKKEKIKLVDISFPDIEKFDFLPEPRVEGYKAFVSIMEGCSKYCSFCVVPYTRGEEVSRPLDDVLAEIAGLAEKGVREISLLGQNVNGYRGETFEGNICTFADLLRLVADIPGIGRIRYTTSHPLEFNDDLIQCYRDLPQMVSHLHLPVQSGSNDVLQAMKRNHTIDVYIEKIAKLRKVRPDMHLSSDFIIGFPGETDENFEETYQFIKDLDFDHSYSFIYSKRPGTPAAELEDTTPEDVKKERLAKVQQWIKRSSIDKTDAMLGTLQRVLIEKVSDKDPNILVGTADNTRYVNFIGDPAWVGRFAEIEITEIKTLNLVYGELLNLEPDVA, encoded by the coding sequence ATGACGGTTCAAACCTTCATTCCGAATGGTGCCCCAGCTGCCTCAGAAAACACTGTTACCCAGCCAGCGCACACCCCTGTTAGCGATGCTTCAGTGAAAAAGCTGTACATCGAAACGCAAGGGTGTCAGATGAATGAGTACGACAGTCACCGTATGGCAGACCTGTTAGGCGATTCCCATGGCTATGTGCTGACCACTGATCCGAAAGAGGCCGATATTCTGTTGATGAATACCTGCTCGATCCGTGAAAAGGCACAGGAAAAAGTATTCTCCGAGCTGGGCCGCTGGCGCAAGCTCAAAGACAAAAATCCGGACCTGATTATTGGTGTCGGTGGTTGTGTGGCATCTCAGGAAGGTGACAACATCCAGAAACGTGCCAATTATGTCGATATGATTTTTGGCCCGCAAACCCTGCACCGTTTGCCACAAATGCTGGATCAGCATTTTGAGCAGATCGAAAAGCCGAAAAAAGAAAAAATCAAACTGGTGGATATTTCCTTCCCGGACATCGAGAAATTCGACTTTCTGCCAGAGCCGCGTGTAGAAGGTTATAAAGCTTTTGTATCCATCATGGAAGGCTGTTCTAAATACTGTTCTTTCTGTGTTGTACCTTATACCCGTGGTGAAGAAGTTTCTCGCCCACTCGATGACGTACTGGCGGAAATTGCCGGTCTGGCTGAAAAAGGCGTGCGTGAAATTTCGCTTTTGGGTCAGAACGTGAATGGTTATCGTGGTGAAACCTTTGAAGGCAACATCTGTACCTTCGCAGATTTATTACGTCTGGTCGCTGACATTCCGGGAATTGGCAGGATTCGTTATACCACCTCGCATCCGCTCGAATTTAATGATGACCTGATCCAGTGTTACCGCGACCTTCCACAAATGGTATCGCACCTGCACTTGCCAGTACAAAGTGGCTCAAATGATGTGTTACAAGCGATGAAACGTAACCACACTATTGATGTCTACATCGAGAAAATTGCCAAGTTACGTAAAGTACGTCCAGACATGCATTTATCGTCGGACTTTATTATTGGCTTCCCGGGCGAGACCGATGAGAACTTTGAAGAAACGTATCAGTTCATCAAAGATCTGGATTTTGACCATTCCTATAGTTTCATCTATTCAAAGCGTCCGGGTACGCCTGCGGCAGAACTGGAAGATACAACTCCGGAAGATGTGAAAAAAGAACGTCTGGCCAAAGTTCAGCAATGGATCAAGCGTTCCAGTATTGACAAGACCGATGCCATGCTGGGTACGCTGCAACGTGTGCTGATCGAGAAAGTTTCTGATAAAGATCCGAATATTCTGGTGGGTACTGCGGACAACACCCGTTATGTCAACTTTATTGGTGATCCTGCCTGGGTCGGCCGCTTTGCCGAGATCGAAATTACCGAAATTAAAACTTTAAATTTAGTTTACGGTGAGCTCTTGAATCTTGAGCCTGACGTGGCGTAA
- a CDS encoding PhoH family protein — protein MTAAIRRTVAFPGISMDRIQAMLGAYNGHLKQIEQRLDVKISHRGESFIIDGEIDAVERAELLLQRLHEESEQSTQISADTLHLMIQGSQTDRELQQDLEDQEHTGLDAVWLQTRKGRINPRGANQKRYVQRILQSDISFGIGPAGTGKTYLAVAAAVDMLERNEIQRILLVRPAVEAGEKLGFLPGDLTQKIDPYLRPLYDALYEMLGFEKVAKLIERQIIEVAPLAYMRGRTLNHSFVILDEAQNTTPEQMKMFLTRLGFGSRAVITGDVTQVDLPRGQQSGLSHALRVIDKIPEIHITRFHSRDVVRHQLVQKIVEAYEGWDSEQQRLSAEARAERKARQEALIAENDAAADAQH, from the coding sequence TTGACTGCAGCGATTCGACGTACAGTAGCTTTTCCTGGAATTTCGATGGACCGTATACAGGCCATGTTAGGTGCTTACAACGGTCATTTGAAACAAATTGAACAACGATTAGATGTCAAAATCTCCCATCGGGGAGAAAGTTTCATTATTGATGGTGAAATCGATGCTGTTGAGAGAGCTGAGCTGCTCTTGCAACGTCTGCATGAAGAATCTGAACAGAGTACACAGATCAGTGCAGACACCTTGCATCTGATGATTCAAGGCAGCCAGACTGACCGCGAACTTCAGCAGGATCTGGAAGATCAGGAGCATACCGGTCTGGATGCGGTCTGGTTACAGACCCGTAAAGGCCGGATCAATCCGCGCGGTGCAAACCAGAAGCGTTATGTGCAACGTATTCTGCAAAGTGATATTTCCTTTGGTATTGGCCCGGCAGGGACAGGTAAAACTTACCTTGCCGTTGCTGCCGCCGTCGATATGCTGGAACGTAACGAAATCCAGCGGATTTTATTGGTACGTCCTGCCGTCGAAGCCGGTGAAAAACTCGGTTTCCTGCCGGGTGATCTCACCCAGAAAATCGATCCATATTTGCGTCCGCTATATGATGCCCTGTATGAAATGCTCGGCTTTGAAAAAGTAGCCAAGCTGATCGAACGTCAGATTATTGAAGTGGCACCACTGGCCTATATGCGTGGTCGTACCCTGAACCATTCTTTCGTAATTCTGGATGAAGCGCAAAATACCACCCCTGAACAGATGAAGATGTTCTTGACCCGTTTAGGTTTTGGATCACGTGCGGTGATTACCGGTGACGTGACGCAGGTGGATTTACCACGTGGCCAGCAATCTGGTCTGTCACATGCTTTACGTGTGATTGACAAGATTCCTGAAATTCACATTACCCGTTTCCATTCCCGTGATGTGGTACGTCATCAACTGGTACAGAAAATTGTTGAAGCCTATGAAGGCTGGGACAGTGAGCAGCAGCGTTTAAGTGCCGAAGCACGTGCCGAGCGTAAAGCCCGTCAGGAAGCCTTGATCGCTGAAAATGATGCTGCGGCAGATGCACAGCATTAA